The following is a genomic window from Moorella sp. Hama-1.
CCTCCCGGGGTTCCACGGCTACCAGGGTATGCCCGGCCTCCTGGCACCAGGCCGGGAGGTCAAACTCGGCCGCCAGGTCATCGGTCCAGACCTCCAGGAGCTGTCCGGGCTGCAACCGCTTCATCCTTTTTACTGTAGCCATTAAAGGCCCCGAACAGGTCATCCCCCGGCAATCCAGAATCTTCGCGGCCACTAAACCTCCGCCCCCCGGTATTGTTTATTCAACAACCCGATCAGGTTGCTGATCAGATTCCTCTCCTCTTCCTTGCTGTGCCGGACAAAATCCTTGATCTCCTGGTACTCCTCCTCGGCCTCAGCATCCAGGGGGCGACGGTTTTCGTTTATTATCCCCAGGAAATCGAGGAGGCCCTTGATCTCCCGGTCACTCCATCCCGCCAGGTCCCGGACGACCTGCTGCAGGGCAGGCCGGCGCAGGGCTTCCCGGATATCGGCAGCCAGGCGATAATCCAGGTAGAGTTCTTCTTCCTCATCCTCCATCAGGAAGTAGCAGGTGGAAACCCCCAGGGCTTCCGCCAGGCTGCTCAGGGTAGCCAGGGAGGGCTGGATGCGGTCGGTTTCAATCTGGCCGATAAGGCTGTGGGAAATCCCGACCTGTTGGGCCAGTTCCTTCTGGGTGAGACCTATCTTTTCCCGCAGGCGTTTCAGCCTGTTACCCAGGGTATCCTCCTGCCCGTAACGCAGGAGGGAACTGGTGGTAACCTCCAGGACGGCGGCCAGCTTCTCCAGGGTCTTCAGGGAAGCGGTAGAACGGGAACGCTCAATCTCGCTGATGTGGGCCAGGGACACCCCGGAGCGGCGGCTCAACTCACTCAGGGTAATCCCCTTTTGCTCCCGTAGACGCCGCAGCCGGGCGCCAACGTTGTTCTCGTTCTTATTACCATTTTCTTCTTGAAAGTAACTGGCATCTACCCCCAGGATGGTAGCGACTTCTGCCAGGGTGGCCACGGACAACCTCCTGGTCCCCTCCTCGACCTCGATCATGCAGTCAGGGGCTATATCCAGGCGATCAGCCAGTTCCTCCAGGGGCATACCCTTCTCTTCCCTGAGCTTTTTTAATTTCTCGCCGATGGTCATACCAGACCCTCCTTCGTTCCCGGCAATGGTCCATCCTTTAAATTTTCCTTACCTGCTGCCAGGGCCACCAGCCGGGGCGCCCATCCAGGGCTGGCCGGGGCATATAAATGGTTGTAGCCGGCCAGGGTTCTCCGGTAGAGAATACCGTCCACCTGACCGTCAATGCCAAAACCGCGGCGCATCCGGTAAAGGAAAGCCAGCTCCTGGCGGTCCAGGTTAATTACCCGTGAATGATGAAATTCGTGGCCCCGGATCAGGCTACCCCGGGGTAGGAAGGGGCTATCGCCGGCGACCTCCAGGGCCGTATAACCGTGCCCTTGGGGGCAGGAGGACATAGTTACGTCATAGGGCAGGGCGCCGCTCATTTCGTACCAGCGCCCCTGGTAATTGAGCCTGCGGGCCAGGTACATTAAACCGCCACACTCGGCATAGACCGGCAGGCCGGCAGCCACTGCCTCTTTCACCCCGCGGCGCAGGGACCGGTTGGCTTCCAACCGGGCGGCAAAGACCTCGGGAAAACCGCCCCCCAGATAGAGCCCCTGGATATCCGGCAACTCCTCATCATCCAGGCTATTGATCTTTACCAGCTCGGCACCGGCGGCTACCAGGGCCTCCAGGTTCTCCGGGTAATAGAAGCTAAAGGCGCGATCTTGAAAGACACCCAGGCGTACCCGCGGCGGGATGCTCCCGGTTTCTACTACCGGGACCGGTATTGGCGAAACCCTGCTGGCAATGGCCAGGAGAGCCTCCAGGTCGACGGCCGTTACTATGGCCTTGCCGGTGGCTTCCAGGGCTACGTGGAGGCGTTCGTTTTCCACTGCCGGGATCAGGCCCAGGTGGCGGTCCGGTATACCGAAGTCTTTATTCTTGGGCAGGGCCCCCAGGACCGGCAGGCCGGTATAATGCTCAATGGAGCGCCGCAGGATGTCCTCATGGCGGGCGCGGGCCACCCGGTTCAGAATTACCCCGGCGATCCGGACCCCGGGGTCAAAGTTGCAGAAACCCTGCACCAGGGCGGCGGCGCTCCTGGTCATGCGGGTGGCATCGAGCACCAGGATTACCGGTGCCGCCAGGGAACGGGCCACGGCAGCTGTGCTATCACTGCCCTCCAGGTCCAGGCCGTCAAAGAGGCCCATGGCCCCTTCCACCAGTCCCAGGTCGGCGCCCTGGCAGGCAACAGCAAAGTGTTCCCGGAGTTTTTCCGGCGGTAAAAAATAAAGATCCAGGTTGCGGCAAGGGCGGCCTGCCACCAGGGTTAACCAGCTGGGATCGATAAAGTCCGGGCCCTTTTTGAAGGGCTGCACAATGAGACCCTTTTGCCGCAGGGCGGCTATTAAGCCCAGGGTTATCGTTGTTTTGCCGGAACGGCCGTGGGGCGCTGCAATTACTAAACGCACCGGTCCGTTTCCCCCTTCAATACCTCAGGTGCAGGTCTTGGCGCAGGCTGATTACCGGAAAGTGGTTATCAACGATATCAGCTACCGGGTTGGCACCGGTGGCTTTAAAAAAGGCCGGCCAGCCCACCCGTTCCACAAAGGTATGCAGCCTTTCCCCTGGTTTTCCCCCGGACCGCCAGGCGGCAATAATTCGCTGCACCCTGGCAATGATTGCCCCATAGCCGACTGCTGTCGCCGGTACCCGGGTGAAAACCACCGCCGCCATCTCCGGTCCTCGCCGGCTATTACCGCCGTGCCCCCCGACGGCAATAGATACATAGCGTTCCGGTCCGGGTTTAATCCCTTCCGGGGCCACCTGGATGCACGAGGTACAACGAATACAGCGGTTGGCATTTATCACCACCGTTGTACCCCCTGCTACCTGGCGGGGGCGGATGGCCCCTACCGGGCAACCGGATAGCAAGTGCCCGAAATCAATATTGGCCGCCAGGAGGGCAGTATCGTCAACCTGGGGAACGGTGGCAAAGTACCCGGAGATGCCGATGTCGGCCTCGACGCCGCCCCCGCACTGGTTAGGACAACCGGTTACGGATATCTTTAAAGGTGCCGGCAATTCCTGGCAGAAGAACTCCCGGTATAAACTGTCGGCCAGGACCTTGGCAATACTGGGCGCGTCGACAGCGGCATTCTGGCAGTGGACAAAGGAGGTACAGCATTTTATCTGGTGCAGGCTGTTGCCGGTACCCCCGGCCGGAAAACCGGCTGCGGCCAGCTCGGCCAGGAAGGTATCCAGAAGCTCCGGCCGGACGCCTACAAACTCAAAGCCCTGGCGGCTGGTGCGCCGGCCTGTCCGGGCATAAGTGCGAATCCAGCGGGCCAGTTGCCGCAGGGTGGTTGCGCTCAGCAGGCCGTTGGGTGGCAGGATGATCCTGACCGTCAGGATGGCGGTACCGCCGGCGGCCAGGTGACGGATGACCCCCGGACGGACCAGTTCATGGCTGATCAGGTTGCCCCGGTAGGCCATTAATTCCGGCGGTATCTGGCGACGATAATCGGGCATCAGCCCTGCCGGCAGGTCGTCGTTGGCCACCCTTGACTCCTCCTCCGAAAATAGGGTTTTGGCAAAAATGGATTCTTGTGGTAAGCATTTGGCTAGGGGGCTGGCGGTACAGGTCTCCAGGCTCCGTGGTTCTCGGCGAGCAAACTTGGCGCTCTGCTTTGCTCGGCAGCGGGGGTGGCTCGGCTGTATCTCTTTGAATAAACGCAGCAGGGAGCGGAACTCTTCGTTCCTCAACTTACGTTACGATCCCCATCCCGTTCACCGCCGCCTCACTGCGGCTTCGCTGAGTTTGCTTACGCCTCGAACCAAGTCGCCTTCCGCCTGTACTCGCCAGCCCTCTACTCAACCAATATTTTCATATCTTCGTGGTGGGAGCGTCAGCCCCCATGAGGGGCTCCTCCGTAAATAGGGTTTTGGCAAAAATGGATTCTTGTGGTAAGCATTTGGCTAGGGGGCTGGCGGTACAGGTCTCCAGGCTCCGTGGTTCTCGGCGAGCAAACTTGGCGCTCTGCTTTGCTCGGCAGCGGGGGTGGCTCGGCTGTATCTCTTTGAATAAACGCAGCAGGGAGCGGAACTCTTCGTTCCTCAACTTACGTTACGATCCCCATCCCGTTCACAGCCGCCTCACCTCGGCTTCGCGCAAGTATCTTGTGCCTCGAACCAAGTCGCCTTCCGCCTGTACCAGCCAGCCCTTACCCCAGCATTTTCGTGGTTAGTGGTGATAACGTTAGACCCTTCTACGTCAGTATACGTTACGTTTAGGGCTCAAGAGGATCTGGGGTTCGGCTTCCAGGCCCAGTTCCTGCAGGATCTTTACGGGACCCACCCGGGCGATGAAATCCCCCACCCGCTCCTTTTTCCGGGCATTATCAGCCCAGAATTCCAGGAAGGCGCCGTAGATATCACCGATGGCGGTAAAATCGTCATCCTTTACCGGGATAAAGGGTACCAGGACATACCCGGCCATGGGGCCCTGGGGGCCCCGGTGGCCGTATTTGCCCCCGGCCACCCAGGCCACCCCCCGCTCTCGGCCAGGGCGAATAGCCGGGCAATAATTAATGCAAGCCATGCAGCGCCAGCACTTCTCCCCGTCCAGCTGCAGGGTATCTTCCTGCCAGGACAGGGCACCGGCCGGGCAGGCGTCCCGGAGAGCAGCCGGGTCGCCGCCTTTCTGGAGCCAGCCGGCCAGCAGGGCGGCGTCGATCTGCGGTAGGTCCCGGTAGACGCCAATAAAGGAGTGATCCTTTTGCATCATGGCCCGGATGCAGTCGTTGGGACACCCGGCAATGGCGCTCTTAACCTTCTGGGGATAACCGGGATACTGCTGGTCATCAATAAAACGCTGGCCCAGGTAAGTGGCCAGGGCCGGGGCATCTATCAGGGCCATCTCGCAGCGCACCGGGCCACAGCAAGCTGTAAGGCAGCGCAGGTCATCTCCCGTTGAGCCTACATCCAATCCCTGGTCATTTAATTCCTTGACCAGGGGTAACATCTCCTGGCGGTCGGCGTAAATCTCCATGGTGCCACCGCTGGTCAAGTGGACTAACCCCCGGCCGTATTTTTCGGCGCATTCCGCCAGTTTCTCTAAGGTTGAGGCTGCAAGCCAGCCCCCGGCCGGTGACAGGATGCGAATATATGAGGATTCCTGGATAATTTCCGGCCGGCGGCTGTTACGCACTGCTACCCCGGCCGGGAGTTCCGGGATGCTGATATAGCCGCCGTGGCCGAAGGCAGATTCTCCGGCTGCCAGTCCGGCTTCGTACATCGCCAAGGGATAATTGCTGTTAACCATCTCCCGGACATGGCTCGGGGATAATCCGGCCATTAACTGTCGGCACAGGGTAAAATCCCGGTTTATTTCCGGCAAAGTTTAACACTCCTTGGGCATGGGCAGGCCGGTAATCTGGCTGATCTCGCCAATGGGGTTACCGGGGAATAGTTTATAAATCCTTTTTTTCTCCAGGCCACTCAGCTTAATCAGATTGCGCAGGGTGCAGATGGTCTGGTGCTGCCGGTAATAGGCAAAACTTACTTCAATCAGGTGCCAGTGCTCACCGGTCAGGGTAAGACCCCGCTGTTCCGCCTTGACTCTGATGGCCTCACGCTGTTCTTCCGGCAGCAACATTAAGACCTCCTCTATTGATTTAGAGGCCAGCAACTAGCGCTGGCCTCCCTGCCGGATCCCTCTTTACACGCAGCCGGTGGGTTTTGGTAGACCGGCAACCTTGCAGGCCCCTTTGGCCGGGCCGCTGGGGAAGAGGTCGTAGATCTGCTTCAGGCTGAAGCCGGTTTCTTTGCAGACCTTACGAATCATCGGAGCAATACCAAACTGGAGGTAGTACTGGCGCAGGTAATTGACCAGTTTCCAGTGGTCCTCCGTCATTTCCGTTACCCCTTCGGCTGTGGCCAGGGCCTGAGCTACGGCCTCGTTCCACTTGCTGGGGTCGGCCATGAACCCATCTTCATCGACTTCCAGTTCTATACCGGCAAGATTAACTGTCGGCATGTACAACACCTCCTGCTAGATTTTATTATACCTGTTCCTTAGTATTTAGGCTACAGGTAAAAACCTCTTTTATTAACTACGTACCAGGGCATTGGCAACCAGCTCGCTAACACCCATAAATTGTACTGGCAGCTTATAATAATTGATGATCTCCCGGAACTGGCCCTTGCAGTTGGAACAGGCCAGGGCCAGGATGCTGGCGCCGGTGGCCTTGAGTTGCTCGGCCTTCAGTTTGCCGTAGGTCTCCATGCGGAATTTGCGGAAATCCCCCTTCTCCATAATTGCAAAACCGCTGCCGCCACCGCAGCAGATACTCATTTCCCGGTTGGGGGTCATCTCCCGGAAATCAGTACAGCAGGCCTGAAGGATGCGTCGCGGCTCATCATACAGCCCCCCCAGGCGGCCCAGTTTACAGGAATCGTGGTAGGTCACCGGCTCGGTATTCCGTTGCGGATCAACCTTGATCCGCCCTTCGCGGATCCACTGGTCCTCCAGCTCGAGGATGCTCTTGACTTCAAAGGGCCGCTCCTCCGCCGGGATGAGGCGCTGAATTAAATACTTCAGGGCTTCGAAGGCGTGACCGCACTCGCCGACGACGAAGGTCTTGATCCCAAGTTTTTTTGCCGTTTCGATGTGGGCCCGGGCGACATTGGCAAACTCGCTATCGCTATAAAACACCCCGTAGTTGACGGCATCGTTGAGGCCCGTCTCCGGCGAGTTGAGGGTCCAGTCGACCCCGGCGGCGTTCATGACCTCGGCCGCGCCCATGACCGTCTCGGCAAAGGCCAGGTAATCGCCGGCATTATGCATCAGGAGGTATTCGGCCCCCTGTTTATCAACCGGCATTTTTATCTTATACCCCCGGCTGTCCTCAATCTCCTCTTCTAGGAATTCGATCATATCGATAAAGGCCGGCGCCGGCATGCCGGTGGCATTGCCCATTTGGATCTGCTTCTGGGTGCCATTTTTCTTCAGTTCGTCCGGAGCAATATCAATGGCGTCAAATATCTTGCGCGCTTCCCGGGCGATCAGGCCGTTATCAATGGCCACCGGGCAGACATAGGCGCAGCGGCGGCAGATGGTGCAGCGGTAAATATTCTCGGCCATGGCGTTGAGTTTGTCTTCCGTCAGATCTTCAGCCCCAACCAGGCCGGGAAAAAGCCGCCCCGCCAGGGTAAAGTACCGTTTATAAACCTTACGCAGCATATCGGAACGGTAGACCGGGTGGTAGATCTCCTGACGCCCGCTGGCCAGGTATACCGGGCAGACCTCGGCGCAGGTCCCGCATTTCATACAGGTGTCCAGGGAGAGGGTATAGGGTAACCAGAAGGTCCAATTTTCCCGCTGCTGCAGGGACTTGCGCATGGCCTGCAGGAATTTCTCTACCCGCGGTTCATCCGGTTTCAGAGTTTCATCCGAAAGGACCCGGTAATCATCGAAGACTTTACGCATTATTCCATTTCACCCCACTTGACCTTGTGGTAGGTAAAATACTTGACGGCAAAGTGCGCCATCCGGGTAAAAGGCAGGTAAACCAGGAAAAACTCCAGCACCAAGAGAAAAATCAAATAGCTACCCGGCAACGGCAAGCGGGGTTGCAGGGTGAATAAACTGATTAAGTAAGTCCTGAAAGCCCAGTCGCTTACCACCCCGCCGGTCAGGGCAGTAAAGGCCACCAGGAAAACAAGCACCAGGTTTATATACTCCACTGGCGTAGATATCTGACGAAGGTCCGGGGCGAAGGCCCGCAATAAAAAGAGGGCGCAGGAACCCAGCACGGCCAGGATACCCCCGGCCAGACCCAGATAAAGGGCGAGGGGAGTGCCCAGCAGCAAGAAGAAGAGCCAGAAAACTACCAGGTAAATGCCATAGTGCATGACCAGGGAAGGCAGCCATAATTTACGGTTGTAGTTATAAAGACTGCGCAGGGTAAAAACCTCGGTCAAGAGTTCACCCAGTTGCCCTCCCAGGGTATGCGGGTAGGGAAAGAGTTCCCAGTGCAGGTTGACCGGGGCCCGGAGCAAAAAGATAATTTTATAAGCCAGCCCAACCACCAGAATCGCGAGGGATAAATACGGCAGGATACCACCGATAAGTGACTGCCAGAGATCCATACGCCGGCCTCCTCCTATCGTTCGCACAAGTGCGACTATGATATTTATAAAATTAACCTCGTGAACATCATATGTATTTCGCTGCCCAGGGCCATTTTCCTGCTACCCGGCGAAATTTTTTTTGGTATAACTAAAACACGGCGGCCCCGGTAAAAACCGGGCCGCCCTTAGTAGCGGTACTTCCGTTGTGGTAAACTTTAATGCCTCTAGTGCAAAGGCGCGGCAATGATCCCGCCGAAGAAGAGGTTGGCCATAATAAAGCCAACAATGACATTAACCAGGACCACTGTCGTGAAGGCGATGATGGGTTTCCGGCCCATGGCCCGGATATCCTGGATCTTGGTGTTCAAGCCGATGCACAGGAAGGCCAGGACGAAGAGCCAGGTCCGCATGGTATTAAGGTTGGCCGAGATATGAGCATCAACAGCGGGTTTGCCCAGGGAAACGACCCAGGAAGTCGTTATAAATGAAGCTACCAGAAAGGCCAGGACGAACTTGGGAAAGCGCTCCCAGATAACAATGGCGCTGGGGCGTTCGCCACTGGCCGACGCTTCCCAGCGGGTTATGGCCAGGGTAGCAAAAATGAAAGAGAGGACGCCGATCATCACGTCACGATTGAGTTTCACCAGGGTGAAGGCTTTGACGGCGTTATCC
Proteins encoded in this region:
- a CDS encoding sulfurtransferase TusA family protein, which codes for MAAKILDCRGMTCSGPLMATVKRMKRLQPGQLLEVWTDDLAAEFDLPAWCQEAGHTLVAVEPREDYYSFLIKKKG
- a CDS encoding helix-turn-helix domain-containing protein produces the protein MTIGEKLKKLREEKGMPLEELADRLDIAPDCMIEVEEGTRRLSVATLAEVATILGVDASYFQEENGNKNENNVGARLRRLREQKGITLSELSRRSGVSLAHISEIERSRSTASLKTLEKLAAVLEVTTSSLLRYGQEDTLGNRLKRLREKIGLTQKELAQQVGISHSLIGQIETDRIQPSLATLSSLAEALGVSTCYFLMEDEEEELYLDYRLAADIREALRRPALQQVVRDLAGWSDREIKGLLDFLGIINENRRPLDAEAEEEYQEIKDFVRHSKEEERNLISNLIGLLNKQYRGAEV
- a CDS encoding cobyrinate a,c-diamide synthase codes for the protein MRLVIAAPHGRSGKTTITLGLIAALRQKGLIVQPFKKGPDFIDPSWLTLVAGRPCRNLDLYFLPPEKLREHFAVACQGADLGLVEGAMGLFDGLDLEGSDSTAAVARSLAAPVILVLDATRMTRSAAALVQGFCNFDPGVRIAGVILNRVARARHEDILRRSIEHYTGLPVLGALPKNKDFGIPDRHLGLIPAVENERLHVALEATGKAIVTAVDLEALLAIASRVSPIPVPVVETGSIPPRVRLGVFQDRAFSFYYPENLEALVAAGAELVKINSLDDEELPDIQGLYLGGGFPEVFAARLEANRSLRRGVKEAVAAGLPVYAECGGLMYLARRLNYQGRWYEMSGALPYDVTMSSCPQGHGYTALEVAGDSPFLPRGSLIRGHEFHHSRVINLDRQELAFLYRMRRGFGIDGQVDGILYRRTLAGYNHLYAPASPGWAPRLVALAAGKENLKDGPLPGTKEGLV
- a CDS encoding TusE/DsrC/DsvC family sulfur relay protein, whose protein sequence is MLASKSIEEVLMLLPEEQREAIRVKAEQRGLTLTGEHWHLIEVSFAYYRQHQTICTLRNLIKLSGLEKKRIYKLFPGNPIGEISQITGLPMPKEC
- a CDS encoding TusE/DsrC/DsvC family sulfur relay protein; the encoded protein is MPTVNLAGIELEVDEDGFMADPSKWNEAVAQALATAEGVTEMTEDHWKLVNYLRQYYLQFGIAPMIRKVCKETGFSLKQIYDLFPSGPAKGACKVAGLPKPTGCV
- a CDS encoding (Fe-S)-binding protein — protein: MRKVFDDYRVLSDETLKPDEPRVEKFLQAMRKSLQQRENWTFWLPYTLSLDTCMKCGTCAEVCPVYLASGRQEIYHPVYRSDMLRKVYKRYFTLAGRLFPGLVGAEDLTEDKLNAMAENIYRCTICRRCAYVCPVAIDNGLIAREARKIFDAIDIAPDELKKNGTQKQIQMGNATGMPAPAFIDMIEFLEEEIEDSRGYKIKMPVDKQGAEYLLMHNAGDYLAFAETVMGAAEVMNAAGVDWTLNSPETGLNDAVNYGVFYSDSEFANVARAHIETAKKLGIKTFVVGECGHAFEALKYLIQRLIPAEERPFEVKSILELEDQWIREGRIKVDPQRNTEPVTYHDSCKLGRLGGLYDEPRRILQACCTDFREMTPNREMSICCGGGSGFAIMEKGDFRKFRMETYGKLKAEQLKATGASILALACSNCKGQFREIINYYKLPVQFMGVSELVANALVRS
- a CDS encoding respiratory nitrate reductase subunit gamma, which encodes MDLWQSLIGGILPYLSLAILVVGLAYKIIFLLRAPVNLHWELFPYPHTLGGQLGELLTEVFTLRSLYNYNRKLWLPSLVMHYGIYLVVFWLFFLLLGTPLALYLGLAGGILAVLGSCALFLLRAFAPDLRQISTPVEYINLVLVFLVAFTALTGGVVSDWAFRTYLISLFTLQPRLPLPGSYLIFLLVLEFFLVYLPFTRMAHFAVKYFTYHKVKWGEME